A genomic region of Salinibacter pepae contains the following coding sequences:
- a CDS encoding multifunctional oxoglutarate decarboxylase/oxoglutarate dehydrogenase thiamine pyrophosphate-binding subunit/dihydrolipoyllysine-residue succinyltransferase subunit, which translates to MSSLGFNTGYIEELYKQYQDNPDSVSESWREFFADYDPDASFIPVDRTTAGDGEATTPPEEPTEPEPTDRDSSPDASPAPPAEADDGVVEPLRPASAPAVDEDQADVTAMTGPSAKVVENMEDSLGIPTATSARTIPVKLLDENRNLLNDYQKQVGGEKVSYTHIIAYAMVQAMQKHPDMNTTFRRNEDGTPEHVKPDQINLGLAIDVERRGERTLLVPNLKDAGSLNFAEFLGTYNNIVGRALEGDLDLSDFQGTTATLTNPGMIGTSMSVARLMPGQGVIMGAGAIDFPPEYRGYDSEVASKAGVSPVMTLTSTYDHRVIQGATSGAFLNHIEELLMGTHDFYQRIFSDLGVPYQPFRMATDSTPQLGRSRPQDELDMTEKQAAVLQLIRAYRVRGHLQADINPLGYEWQYHEELDPATYGLTVWDLDREFITGGLGGEDKLPLREILSILRKSYTSKVGTAFMHISDPEEKTWIQNRIEPMRNAGSPSEEERHRIVQKLNAAEAFERFLHTKYIGHKRFSLEGSETMIPLIDTLLSDAADEGVEEVVMGMAHRGRLNVLANIIGKPYEEIFSKFEGNIDPNTTQGSGDVKYHLGAEGDVTSPDGNEISVTLASNPSHLEAVNPVVEGMSRAKQNLLRDEHPEAAEDDYHDAVMPLLIHGDAGFAGQGVVAETLNLSKLRGYTTGGTVHLVINNQIGFTTPPGDARSSTYATDLARAIEAPIFHVNGDDPETCVRIARLAFEYRQRFNKDVVIDMMCYRVHGHNEGDEPTFTQPLLYEKIEEKRSPRKLYTEMLLRRGEIEPDEAEQMLDDYRGRLQEAFERTKDLEEKDADEALEERVQRTADDRLPTVDTTAQREHLERVVAVLTDFPDDFNVHRKLERLFGKRDDLFYDEKRIDWAFSETLAFGSLLQEGTRVRLSGQDSRRATFSQRHAVLIDQETGEEYTPLNNLSDDQERLLIYDSLLSEYAVAGFEYGYSVVDKNALTCWEAQFGDFANGAEIVWDQFVSAAEEKWGQTSGLVALLPHAYEGQGPEHSSARLERFLQLCAEQNMIVANFSTPANYFHALRRQVKRDVKKPLIIMTPKSLLRHPKCVSTPEDLMAGGVQEIIPAEADPAGTTRHILCSGKVYYDLVTALEDSDRRDAIAITRLEQFYPFPASDLQEELERYSEADETVWVQEEPQNMGAWSFVSPRFETLLDEIHGPCEQRIQYVGRPASASPATGSAKVHDREQEQLVGDALGL; encoded by the coding sequence GTGAGCAGCCTCGGATTCAACACGGGCTATATCGAAGAGCTCTACAAGCAGTATCAGGACAATCCCGACAGCGTAAGCGAAAGCTGGCGCGAGTTCTTTGCCGATTACGACCCGGACGCCTCCTTCATCCCGGTCGACCGGACCACCGCGGGCGACGGGGAGGCCACCACCCCCCCCGAAGAACCCACGGAACCGGAGCCGACAGATCGCGACTCCTCGCCCGACGCGTCCCCGGCCCCGCCGGCGGAGGCCGACGACGGCGTCGTGGAGCCCCTGCGCCCCGCCTCGGCCCCGGCGGTCGACGAGGACCAGGCCGACGTGACGGCCATGACCGGCCCGTCGGCCAAGGTCGTCGAGAACATGGAAGACAGCCTCGGCATCCCGACGGCCACCTCCGCCCGTACGATTCCGGTCAAGCTGCTCGACGAGAATCGCAATCTCCTGAACGACTATCAGAAGCAGGTCGGTGGCGAGAAGGTGTCGTACACCCACATCATCGCCTACGCGATGGTCCAGGCGATGCAGAAGCACCCCGACATGAACACCACGTTTCGGCGAAATGAGGACGGCACGCCGGAGCACGTCAAGCCCGACCAGATCAACCTGGGACTCGCCATTGACGTGGAGCGGCGGGGCGAGCGCACGCTCCTGGTTCCCAACCTCAAGGACGCGGGCAGCCTCAACTTCGCCGAGTTCCTCGGGACCTACAACAACATCGTTGGCCGCGCGCTGGAGGGCGACCTCGACCTGTCCGACTTTCAGGGCACCACGGCCACCCTCACCAACCCGGGCATGATCGGCACGTCGATGAGCGTGGCGCGCCTGATGCCCGGACAGGGCGTCATCATGGGGGCCGGGGCCATCGACTTCCCGCCCGAGTACCGCGGGTACGACTCGGAAGTGGCGAGCAAGGCTGGGGTCTCCCCGGTCATGACGTTGACCTCCACCTACGACCACCGCGTCATTCAGGGCGCCACCAGCGGGGCCTTCCTCAACCACATTGAGGAGCTCCTGATGGGCACCCACGACTTTTACCAGCGGATCTTCTCCGACCTGGGCGTGCCCTATCAGCCGTTCCGGATGGCCACCGACTCCACCCCGCAGCTCGGGCGGTCGCGGCCCCAGGACGAGCTCGACATGACCGAGAAGCAGGCGGCCGTCCTTCAGCTGATTCGGGCCTACCGGGTGCGCGGCCACCTGCAGGCGGACATCAACCCGCTCGGCTACGAGTGGCAGTACCACGAGGAGCTCGACCCCGCCACCTACGGCCTTACGGTTTGGGACCTGGACCGGGAATTCATCACCGGCGGCCTCGGGGGCGAGGACAAGCTGCCCCTGCGCGAGATTCTCTCCATCCTGCGGAAGTCCTACACCAGCAAGGTGGGGACGGCCTTCATGCACATCTCCGACCCCGAAGAGAAGACGTGGATCCAGAACCGGATCGAGCCGATGCGGAACGCCGGGTCGCCGTCGGAGGAGGAGCGCCACCGGATTGTCCAGAAGCTCAACGCGGCCGAGGCGTTCGAGCGCTTCCTGCACACCAAGTACATCGGCCACAAGCGCTTTTCCTTGGAGGGGTCGGAGACCATGATCCCCCTCATCGATACCCTCCTCTCCGACGCCGCCGACGAGGGCGTGGAGGAGGTGGTGATGGGCATGGCCCACCGCGGTCGCCTCAACGTGTTGGCCAACATCATCGGCAAGCCCTATGAGGAGATCTTCTCCAAATTCGAGGGCAACATCGACCCCAACACGACCCAGGGCTCGGGCGACGTGAAGTACCACCTGGGGGCCGAAGGGGACGTGACCTCGCCCGACGGCAACGAGATTTCCGTGACGCTCGCCTCGAACCCCAGTCACCTGGAGGCCGTCAACCCGGTCGTGGAGGGCATGTCCCGCGCCAAGCAGAATCTGCTGCGCGACGAACACCCCGAGGCGGCGGAGGACGACTACCACGACGCCGTGATGCCGCTCCTGATCCACGGCGACGCCGGCTTCGCCGGACAGGGCGTGGTGGCGGAGACCCTCAACCTCAGCAAGCTGCGCGGCTACACGACCGGCGGCACCGTCCACCTGGTCATCAACAACCAGATCGGCTTTACCACGCCGCCCGGCGACGCCCGCAGCTCGACCTACGCCACCGACCTCGCCCGCGCCATCGAGGCGCCGATCTTCCACGTCAACGGCGACGACCCCGAGACCTGCGTCCGCATCGCGCGGCTGGCGTTCGAGTACCGCCAGCGCTTCAACAAGGACGTGGTGATCGACATGATGTGCTACCGCGTTCACGGGCACAACGAGGGCGACGAGCCGACCTTCACGCAGCCGCTCCTCTACGAGAAAATTGAAGAGAAGCGCTCGCCGCGCAAGCTCTACACCGAGATGCTGCTCCGGCGCGGCGAGATTGAGCCGGACGAGGCCGAGCAGATGCTCGACGACTACCGGGGCCGGCTGCAGGAAGCCTTCGAGCGCACCAAGGACCTGGAAGAAAAGGACGCCGACGAGGCGCTGGAGGAGCGGGTCCAGCGCACGGCCGACGATCGCCTGCCCACGGTCGACACCACGGCCCAGCGCGAGCACCTGGAACGGGTCGTGGCGGTCCTCACCGACTTTCCGGACGATTTCAACGTCCACCGGAAGCTCGAGCGGCTGTTCGGCAAGCGCGACGACCTCTTCTACGACGAGAAGCGCATCGACTGGGCCTTCTCCGAAACCCTGGCGTTCGGCTCGCTGCTGCAGGAGGGCACGCGCGTCCGGCTGAGCGGCCAGGACTCGCGCCGCGCCACCTTTAGCCAGCGGCACGCCGTCCTCATCGACCAGGAGACCGGCGAGGAGTACACGCCCCTCAACAACCTGAGCGACGACCAGGAGCGGCTCCTCATCTACGACAGCCTCCTTTCGGAGTACGCCGTGGCCGGGTTCGAGTACGGCTACTCGGTGGTGGACAAAAACGCCCTCACCTGTTGGGAGGCCCAGTTTGGGGACTTCGCGAACGGAGCGGAGATCGTGTGGGACCAGTTCGTAAGCGCCGCCGAGGAGAAGTGGGGCCAGACCTCCGGCCTCGTGGCCCTGCTGCCCCACGCCTACGAAGGACAGGGCCCGGAGCACTCCTCGGCCCGCCTGGAGCGCTTTCTGCAGCTCTGTGCGGAGCAGAACATGATCGTCGCCAACTTCTCCACGCCGGCCAACTACTTTCACGCCCTGCGCCGGCAGGTGAAGCGCGACGTGAAGAAGCCGCTCATCATCATGACGCCCAAGAGCCTGCTGCGCCACCCGAAGTGCGTCTCGACGCCCGAGGACCTCATGGCGGGCGGTGTGCAGGAGATCATTCCGGCCGAGGCGGACCCTGCAGGCACCACGCGGCACATTCTCTGCAGTGGCAAGGTGTACTACGACCTCGTGACGGCGTTGGAGGACTCCGATCGGCGCGACGCGATCGCCATCACGCGCCTGGAGCAGTTCTATCCCTTCCCCGCATCGGACCTGCAGGAGGAGCTGGAACGCTACTCTGAGGCGGACGAGACGGTGTGGGTGCAGGAGGAGCCTCAGAACATGGGCGCCTGGTCGTTCGTGTCTCCCCGCTTCGAGACGCTCCTGGACGAGATTCACGGCCCCTGCGAGCAGCGCATCCAGTACGTGGGGCGGCCCGCCAGTGCCAGTCCCGCCACCGGATCGGCCAAGGTGCACGACCGGGAACAGGAGCAACTGGTTGGGGATGCCCTTGGCCTCTAA
- the rdgB gene encoding RdgB/HAM1 family non-canonical purine NTP pyrophosphatase produces the protein MTTRSPLVLATGNAGKVEELRALLADLDLTLLPASDLDDSFTVVEDADTLAGNAQKKARAYHEHTGHAALADDTGLEVAALNGGPGVHTARFAGADATPEDNKQKLLRVLEEVDDRRARFRTVVALIDADGTAHTFEGRCAGAITTASHGDGGFGYDPLFRPDGSDQTFAEMPAEEKNEISHRRKALDALRTFLSGLKSDRGH, from the coding sequence ATGACGACCCGCTCTCCCCTGGTGCTGGCAACCGGCAACGCCGGAAAGGTCGAGGAGCTCCGCGCCCTGCTGGCCGACCTCGACCTGACGCTCCTCCCCGCCAGCGACCTCGACGACTCCTTCACCGTGGTGGAGGACGCCGACACCCTCGCCGGCAACGCCCAGAAGAAAGCCCGGGCGTACCACGAACACACCGGCCATGCCGCCCTCGCCGACGATACGGGCCTGGAGGTGGCGGCACTCAACGGCGGGCCGGGCGTCCATACGGCCCGATTCGCCGGTGCCGACGCCACCCCGGAAGACAACAAGCAGAAGCTATTGAGAGTCCTGGAGGAGGTGGACGACCGACGGGCGCGCTTTCGCACCGTGGTGGCCCTCATCGACGCGGACGGAACCGCACACACCTTCGAGGGCCGCTGTGCAGGCGCCATCACGACTGCGTCCCACGGCGACGGGGGCTTTGGGTACGACCCCCTCTTCCGCCCGGACGGCTCCGACCAGACGTTCGCCGAGATGCCGGCGGAAGAGAAGAACGAGATTAGCCACCGCCGAAAGGCCCTCGACGCCCTTCGGACCTTCCTTTCGGGCCTGAAATCCGACCGGGGCCACTGA
- the dtd gene encoding D-aminoacyl-tRNA deacylase, translating into MVALVQRVSEAAVEIDGTPVGAIEHGLLILLGVHEDDTRTESAWCAEKCARLRVFPDADGKMDESLLDTGGDALVVPQFTLYGDTSAGNRPSFTEAAPPDRADRLYEHFVRELEGHLGQDVPTGKFGAMMDVRLTNDGPVTLWVERRADE; encoded by the coding sequence ATGGTTGCCCTCGTCCAGCGCGTCTCCGAGGCCGCCGTCGAGATCGACGGCACCCCGGTTGGGGCCATCGAACACGGCCTGCTGATCCTGCTCGGTGTGCACGAGGACGACACCCGCACCGAAAGCGCCTGGTGCGCCGAGAAGTGCGCACGCCTCCGCGTCTTTCCCGACGCCGACGGCAAGATGGACGAGTCGCTCCTCGACACCGGAGGCGACGCCCTGGTGGTGCCCCAGTTCACGCTCTACGGCGACACGAGTGCGGGGAACCGGCCCTCCTTTACGGAGGCCGCGCCGCCCGACCGGGCCGACCGGCTCTACGAGCACTTCGTTCGCGAGCTCGAAGGGCACCTCGGTCAAGACGTCCCCACCGGCAAGTTTGGCGCGATGATGGACGTCCGCCTCACAAACGACGGCCCGGTGACGCTCTGGGTGGAGCGCCGGGCGGACGAGTAG
- a CDS encoding ComEA family DNA-binding protein, giving the protein MVWLYRLQQRLSITRQEGLAILTLAVLFLLGLAVRHLQQQQVPPVAADSLVAPSPTDSIPPSLASPGPRSPSAEQPLNVNTAPPKALDALPGIGPALSERIVTYRSTQRPFQRVDELERVSGIGPETLSTLRPMVRVTAPDSASK; this is encoded by the coding sequence ATGGTTTGGCTCTACCGACTGCAACAGCGGCTCTCCATTACCCGTCAGGAGGGGCTTGCCATTCTCACCCTGGCGGTGCTGTTTCTGCTCGGCCTCGCGGTGCGCCACCTGCAGCAGCAACAGGTTCCCCCCGTGGCCGCCGACTCGCTCGTCGCCCCGTCCCCAACAGACTCGATTCCCCCGTCGTTGGCGTCTCCGGGGCCACGGTCCCCCTCCGCGGAGCAGCCCCTCAATGTGAATACGGCACCGCCGAAGGCCTTGGACGCCCTTCCGGGAATTGGACCGGCCCTGTCAGAGCGGATCGTGACGTATCGGTCGACCCAGCGCCCGTTCCAACGCGTCGACGAGCTGGAGCGCGTCAGTGGCATTGGCCCGGAGACCCTTTCGACCCTCCGCCCAATGGTCCGCGTCACCGCCCCCGACAGCGCCTCCAAATAG
- the recO gene encoding DNA repair protein RecO has translation MAQRSIVRTKAVVLRSIDYGETSQIVTLFTQAKGKLGVMAKGARRPKSSFGATLQPMAYTQVVFYHKPSRTLQTLSESSHVQSFHRLRETLPTITVGLRIVELVDALMEEEDPQPAAFALVVRSLHRLNTAEARVSNLWPYVQLQLAQILGVAPAVDRTRVEAVTGDEGLLSLADGGVYPADGTPEQPKRASRAALRAYAVCARADLDTVMRLTMSPAVRREVEALVRDFLRYQFDDAYPDRSRSVIAQIEGAKPTDRAT, from the coding sequence ATGGCACAGCGTTCAATCGTCCGGACGAAGGCCGTCGTCCTCCGGAGCATCGACTACGGCGAGACGAGCCAGATTGTGACCCTCTTCACGCAGGCGAAGGGCAAGCTCGGCGTGATGGCGAAGGGGGCCCGGCGCCCCAAAAGTTCGTTCGGGGCGACCCTGCAGCCGATGGCCTACACGCAGGTGGTGTTCTACCACAAGCCCTCCCGCACGCTACAGACCCTCAGCGAGAGCAGTCACGTGCAGTCGTTCCACCGCCTTCGCGAGACCCTGCCGACCATCACGGTGGGGCTGCGCATCGTCGAGCTGGTCGACGCCCTGATGGAGGAGGAGGACCCGCAGCCCGCCGCGTTTGCGCTGGTCGTCCGGTCCCTTCATCGACTCAATACTGCGGAGGCCCGGGTGAGCAACCTCTGGCCGTATGTGCAGCTCCAACTGGCTCAGATCTTGGGGGTGGCACCGGCCGTCGACCGGACACGGGTGGAGGCCGTGACCGGGGACGAGGGGCTCCTCTCCCTCGCGGACGGAGGGGTGTACCCGGCGGACGGGACGCCGGAACAGCCGAAGCGAGCCTCCCGGGCTGCCCTCCGGGCCTACGCCGTCTGCGCCCGTGCCGACCTCGACACCGTGATGCGCCTAACCATGTCCCCCGCCGTTCGGCGCGAGGTGGAGGCCCTCGTGCGTGACTTTCTGCGGTACCAGTTCGACGACGCCTACCCGGATCGGAGCCGCTCGGTCATTGCGCAGATTGAGGGGGCGAAGCCGACCGACCGGGCCACTTGA
- the rpsU gene encoding 30S ribosomal protein S21: MAVGVKVRNNEDIDRALKRFRRQVNRSRVLQEYRQNMTYMKPSEEKRLEEKRSRRRRHRQRKRGDNRKRK, encoded by the coding sequence TTGGCTGTTGGTGTAAAAGTCCGAAACAACGAAGACATTGATCGTGCGCTCAAGCGCTTCCGGCGTCAGGTGAACCGGAGTCGTGTGCTGCAGGAGTATCGGCAGAACATGACCTACATGAAGCCCTCGGAGGAGAAGCGGCTCGAAGAGAAGCGGTCCCGCCGGCGGCGCCACCGCCAACGGAAGCGGGGCGACAACCGGAAGCGCAAGTAG
- a CDS encoding glutamate synthase subunit beta yields the protein MPREHHPDGYRKHPRRPIGKRPAPERTADFREIWAPEWSPEALQDQGERCVDCGVPTCMSGCPIGNRIPEWNDLVHKADWKEALRQLHATNNFPEFTGYTCPAPCEDACVLAVNDDAVAIKSIERAIVDKGWEEGWIQPEPPAERTGFRVAVVGSGPAGLAAAQQLNRAGHRVTVYERDDALGGLMTYGIPDFKFAKRRVDQRIDQLRQEGITFEMSTEVGTDLAADRLHDAYDATCLALGAQKHRELPVPGTDLDGVRPAMEFLPQENRRQQGQAAPGGGTAAHKNVVVLGGGSTGADCVATAHRQGAKQVVQIGINERGPTERTADNPWPEAAQVYTKTYAQEEGGAQEFAVNTQALVDLDGDGRVDELRAERVDWTYENGARADKTVVDPDVRVPADLVLVVIGFVGPERNPFVDLGVRQADDGTVATDDRLMTDVEGVFAAGDARMGASLVVWAIGEGRDAARQVDRYLTGDTALPASLQTANPPLGR from the coding sequence ATGCCCCGCGAACATCACCCCGACGGATACCGGAAGCACCCGCGCCGTCCCATCGGCAAGCGGCCGGCCCCCGAGCGCACGGCCGACTTTCGCGAAATTTGGGCGCCGGAGTGGAGCCCCGAGGCCCTGCAGGATCAGGGCGAGCGCTGTGTCGACTGCGGCGTGCCTACCTGCATGAGCGGCTGCCCCATCGGCAACCGCATCCCGGAATGGAACGACCTCGTCCACAAGGCGGACTGGAAGGAGGCCCTGCGGCAGCTCCACGCCACAAACAACTTTCCGGAGTTTACGGGCTACACGTGCCCGGCCCCGTGCGAGGACGCCTGTGTCCTGGCCGTCAACGACGATGCCGTGGCCATCAAGAGCATCGAGCGGGCCATCGTGGACAAGGGGTGGGAGGAGGGCTGGATTCAGCCGGAGCCGCCGGCCGAGCGGACGGGCTTTCGGGTGGCCGTGGTGGGGAGCGGGCCGGCCGGCCTTGCCGCCGCGCAACAGCTCAATCGGGCCGGCCACCGCGTGACGGTCTACGAGCGGGACGACGCCCTCGGCGGCCTCATGACGTACGGCATTCCGGACTTCAAATTCGCGAAGCGGCGGGTCGACCAGCGGATCGATCAGCTCCGGCAGGAGGGCATCACGTTCGAGATGAGCACGGAGGTCGGGACCGACCTCGCGGCGGATCGGCTCCACGACGCGTACGACGCCACCTGCCTCGCCCTCGGTGCCCAGAAGCACCGCGAGCTTCCGGTGCCGGGCACCGACCTGGACGGCGTACGGCCGGCCATGGAGTTCCTCCCGCAGGAAAACCGTCGCCAGCAAGGCCAGGCCGCCCCCGGCGGGGGCACGGCCGCCCATAAGAACGTCGTCGTGTTAGGGGGTGGGAGCACCGGGGCCGACTGCGTCGCCACGGCCCACCGGCAGGGCGCGAAGCAGGTCGTCCAGATCGGCATCAACGAGCGCGGCCCGACTGAGCGGACGGCGGACAACCCCTGGCCGGAGGCCGCGCAGGTGTACACCAAGACCTACGCGCAGGAGGAGGGCGGGGCGCAGGAGTTTGCGGTCAATACCCAGGCGCTGGTCGACCTCGACGGCGACGGCCGCGTCGACGAGCTGCGGGCCGAGCGCGTGGACTGGACCTACGAAAATGGCGCCCGCGCCGACAAGACGGTCGTGGACCCCGACGTTCGGGTGCCGGCCGACCTCGTCCTCGTGGTCATCGGGTTCGTGGGGCCGGAGCGCAATCCGTTTGTAGACCTCGGCGTCCGGCAGGCCGACGACGGCACGGTCGCGACCGACGACCGCCTCATGACCGATGTCGAGGGCGTCTTCGCCGCGGGGGACGCCCGGATGGGGGCCTCGCTCGTCGTGTGGGCCATTGGGGAGGGGCGCGATGCGGCCCGCCAGGTCGACCGGTACCTTACCGGCGATACAGCGCTTCCGGCGAGCCTCCAGACCGCCAACCCGCCGCTCGGGCGGTAG
- a CDS encoding NAD-dependent epimerase/dehydratase family protein yields the protein MASYAERTAFVTGGTGFVGSHLVEELLHRGMDEVRCLVRTDPKWLSDLNVTPVRGDLSDVEVLWEALDGVDEVYHVAGRTRAPTEDAFYEANVQATLNLLGAVQHAAPDLDRVLVTSSLAAVGRCHDDVATEEVPLRPVSLYGRSKAQMEQALRERPETTPESYAETLPLTVVRPPAVYGPRDRDILDFFRAVKRHVCPIVGGGSARTLSLVHVRDLATGMVDAARHPGARGKTYFLGSTRPHAWNEVKRAATAALDTWAVPLPVPGPLLGAVGTMAEAWGWATGTHPPLNRDKTREIRHACTACSSEKAAHDFDYDPSIPLDDGVARTLRWYEEHGWL from the coding sequence ATGGCCTCGTACGCAGAACGAACAGCGTTTGTCACCGGCGGCACCGGCTTCGTTGGGAGTCACCTCGTGGAGGAACTCCTGCACCGTGGCATGGACGAGGTGCGATGCCTGGTCCGCACCGACCCGAAGTGGCTCTCGGACCTGAACGTGACGCCCGTCCGCGGGGACCTCTCGGACGTGGAGGTGCTCTGGGAGGCGCTCGATGGCGTGGACGAGGTGTACCACGTGGCGGGCCGGACCCGCGCCCCGACCGAGGACGCGTTTTACGAGGCCAACGTGCAGGCCACCCTCAACCTCCTGGGCGCCGTCCAGCACGCCGCGCCGGATCTCGACCGCGTGCTGGTGACGAGCAGCCTGGCCGCCGTGGGGCGGTGCCACGACGACGTGGCGACGGAGGAGGTGCCGCTCCGGCCCGTCAGCCTGTACGGGCGGAGCAAGGCGCAGATGGAACAGGCGCTCCGTGAACGGCCCGAGACGACCCCGGAATCGTACGCGGAGACCCTTCCCCTCACCGTCGTGCGCCCCCCCGCCGTCTACGGGCCCCGCGACCGCGACATCCTCGACTTCTTCCGGGCCGTCAAGCGGCACGTGTGCCCCATCGTGGGCGGGGGCTCCGCTCGCACCCTGAGCCTCGTTCACGTGCGGGACCTCGCCACCGGCATGGTCGACGCCGCCCGCCATCCCGGCGCGCGCGGGAAGACCTACTTCCTCGGCAGCACGCGGCCCCACGCCTGGAACGAGGTGAAGCGGGCCGCGACCGCGGCCCTCGACACCTGGGCGGTCCCCCTCCCAGTGCCGGGGCCCCTACTCGGCGCCGTGGGGACGATGGCCGAGGCCTGGGGCTGGGCCACCGGCACCCACCCGCCCCTCAACCGCGATAAGACCCGCGAAATTCGGCACGCCTGTACGGCCTGCTCCAGCGAGAAGGCCGCGCACGACTTCGACTACGACCCGTCGATCCCCCTCGACGATGGGGTGGCCCGCACCCTTCGCTGGTACGAGGAGCACGGGTGGCTGTAG
- a CDS encoding response regulator transcription factor produces the protein MPCSSNITGASGARLLIAEDDPDLGSSLASFFARHGYEVHHTVEGEDALQEMTTLPPYDLVLLDVRLPQKDGFEVLREARQSGVDSPVIVLTVKDEHEHKLRAFDLGADDYVTKPFDAKELAARVEAVLSRSQSTLPDTGDVFAFGKVSVHFPDETVTRDSKRIGLTDLEFDILTYFIEHRGRTVSREQLLRDVWGISGDITTRTIDRHVASLRKKIEPTPDEPAYLQTVYGIGYKFVTDDAPGPSPSASQTD, from the coding sequence ATGCCTTGCTCCAGTAACATAACAGGGGCCTCTGGGGCTCGGCTCCTCATTGCGGAGGACGATCCGGACCTGGGAAGCAGCCTGGCGTCGTTTTTTGCCCGGCACGGCTACGAGGTGCATCACACCGTGGAGGGCGAGGATGCCCTCCAAGAGATGACGACCCTCCCCCCCTACGATCTCGTGCTCCTCGACGTGCGACTGCCGCAGAAGGACGGGTTTGAAGTGTTGCGGGAGGCGCGGCAGTCCGGGGTGGACTCCCCTGTGATTGTGCTCACAGTCAAGGACGAACACGAGCACAAACTGCGGGCCTTCGACCTCGGGGCGGACGACTACGTCACCAAGCCCTTCGATGCGAAGGAGCTCGCGGCCCGCGTCGAGGCGGTCTTGTCCCGGAGCCAATCGACCCTCCCCGATACCGGAGACGTATTTGCGTTTGGAAAGGTGAGCGTCCACTTTCCGGACGAAACCGTCACGAGGGACAGTAAACGGATCGGTCTGACCGACCTGGAGTTCGACATCCTAACCTACTTCATCGAGCACCGGGGCCGCACGGTGAGCCGCGAGCAGCTGCTCCGGGACGTGTGGGGCATCAGTGGCGACATTACCACCCGCACCATCGACCGCCACGTGGCGTCGCTGCGCAAGAAAATTGAGCCCACGCCGGACGAGCCCGCCTACCTGCAGACGGTCTACGGCATCGGGTACAAGTTCGTCACGGACGATGCCCCCGGCCCCTCCCCGTCCGCCTCGCAGACGGACTAA